The following are from one region of the Paenibacillus sp. KS-LC4 genome:
- a CDS encoding DUF1273 domain-containing protein, whose amino-acid sequence MNNLLVSGYRAHELNIFNQKHEGIAYIKQAITNKLLPLIDDGLQWVITPGQYGVDLWACEAVIALKPHYPQLRLSIITAYSNPEEKWKDDKKEYYEQVLKGVDYYASVSDKPYDGIWQLQARDELLFRKTDGILLVYDEDAGEGSPRYFKERALRRQQADGYRYISISSDDIQSIADEANYRDMD is encoded by the coding sequence ATGAACAATTTGCTAGTGTCGGGCTACCGCGCGCATGAGTTGAACATTTTTAATCAAAAGCATGAGGGTATTGCCTATATTAAGCAGGCGATTACGAATAAGCTGCTGCCGCTCATTGATGATGGCTTGCAGTGGGTCATTACGCCCGGCCAATATGGTGTTGATCTGTGGGCTTGCGAAGCAGTCATTGCGCTTAAGCCGCATTATCCGCAGCTCAGGCTTTCTATTATTACGGCGTACAGTAATCCGGAAGAGAAGTGGAAGGATGACAAGAAGGAATATTATGAGCAGGTGCTGAAGGGCGTCGATTATTATGCGTCGGTCAGTGACAAGCCCTATGATGGCATTTGGCAGCTGCAAGCGAGGGATGAGCTGCTGTTTCGCAAAACCGATGGCATTTTACTCGTGTACGATGAGGATGCAGGAGAAGGCAGTCCGCGCTACTTCAAGGAGCGTGCGCTTCGCCGGCAGCAGGCCGACGGTTATCGCTACATCAGCATCAGCTCGGATGATATCCAGAGCATTGCTGATGAGGCGAATTATCGGGATATGGACTAG
- a CDS encoding stalk domain-containing protein encodes MKQRILVILLAMVMLLAVPTGLSAAKAESQTVFVNGKKIAYAQAPISENGTTLVSAKETIEALGLSFSWDKGNKRIIASSGEMTISIILDEPVATVNGISMFLGTPAVERNGRTMVPLRLLTDGLGASMAAKGNQISIKTVDPSKSKYYTGLPLQITNSAVKNLSTEKITVNYKEYYYAGGAVQTYDFTASLNARGKAAFNSATVKPGENYDSKGTNYIYFGRAIYSIETGEKETVSKSYNLAKQLYGNGGTIEKQMRALYKQKEEDYRKKLKEELKKNNNVPFKIVDYSITYDSLGYPEANIELWNLTAKTIVSFELSFSTYDAYGDPVKGGYPYTNRFYGKGTNIKLESGYRNIYTWDLYSYSDTTKLKNIQIDRVAYSDGSVWKR; translated from the coding sequence ATGAAACAGAGAATACTGGTAATTTTGCTGGCTATGGTCATGCTGCTGGCAGTACCAACGGGGCTTTCGGCCGCTAAGGCGGAGAGTCAGACTGTTTTTGTAAACGGCAAGAAAATCGCTTATGCACAGGCACCCATAAGTGAGAACGGCACAACGCTCGTATCGGCAAAAGAAACCATTGAAGCATTAGGCCTCTCCTTTAGCTGGGATAAGGGCAACAAGCGAATTATCGCCTCAAGCGGTGAAATGACGATTTCGATTATTTTGGACGAGCCGGTTGCTACGGTTAATGGCATTTCTATGTTTTTGGGGACGCCTGCTGTAGAGAGAAACGGCCGCACCATGGTGCCGCTTCGTCTGCTGACAGACGGCTTGGGCGCTTCAATGGCAGCAAAGGGCAATCAAATCAGCATTAAAACGGTTGACCCGAGCAAAAGTAAATATTACACGGGCCTGCCGCTGCAAATTACGAATTCCGCTGTGAAAAATTTAAGCACGGAAAAAATCACTGTGAACTACAAAGAATATTATTATGCCGGTGGTGCTGTGCAGACCTACGATTTTACCGCATCGCTGAATGCGCGCGGCAAAGCCGCCTTTAACAGTGCGACTGTAAAGCCTGGCGAAAATTATGATTCGAAAGGCACGAACTATATCTATTTTGGCAGAGCGATCTATAGCATAGAAACTGGCGAGAAGGAAACGGTAAGCAAAAGCTACAATCTGGCTAAACAGCTTTATGGCAATGGTGGTACGATTGAAAAGCAGATGAGAGCCCTCTACAAACAGAAGGAAGAGGACTACAGGAAGAAGCTGAAAGAGGAGCTTAAGAAAAATAATAATGTTCCTTTTAAAATAGTTGATTACAGCATTACTTATGATTCATTAGGCTATCCTGAGGCTAATATAGAGCTATGGAATTTGACGGCAAAAACGATTGTTTCCTTCGAGCTTTCTTTTAGCACCTATGATGCATACGGCGACCCGGTAAAGGGTGGTTATCCGTACACCAACCGTTTCTATGGAAAGGGAACTAACATTAAATTAGAGAGCGGATATAGAAACATATACACATGGGATCTCTACTCTTACAGCGACACAACCAAGCTCAAAAATATTCAAATTGATCGGGTCGCTTACTCCGACGGCTCCGTCTGGAAAAGATAG